The following proteins come from a genomic window of Alicyclobacillus dauci:
- a CDS encoding YqhG family protein, translated as MTSIPLRKDEERLAFCDAYFAAVGAEQLRTAEMYREVRLPLDVDKELTDRPFFWLWAEKTNQTIEPTTLRLAFSEVAKEREDNRLADEHRRHLEANPPQNPYERMFARPKQSEYVNLGSFRLNKIIDSVSSRGKYACVMPQHVSHEAECIPWLLVNGLIQFVADSVQEQWFSIGVCLTNRQTVLDFYSRLQRIHMKPCDMESLLRVAAILPSDGLDSVRSHIERHIEHLPHAWAQEAERRLEDDLSQLDAYYTSILPDYDDDEKLKIQAEHQRKRDELLRKSSPHIDVIWTQVALVGLPLRQS; from the coding sequence TTGACTTCTATCCCACTGCGCAAAGACGAAGAACGTTTGGCGTTTTGTGACGCCTACTTCGCGGCCGTTGGAGCAGAACAATTGCGCACTGCAGAGATGTACCGAGAAGTGCGCTTGCCGCTCGATGTCGACAAGGAACTGACGGATCGGCCATTTTTCTGGCTCTGGGCGGAAAAGACGAATCAAACCATCGAACCCACGACACTGCGGTTGGCGTTTTCAGAGGTGGCCAAAGAGCGCGAAGACAACCGACTTGCAGACGAACATCGACGGCATTTGGAAGCAAATCCCCCGCAAAATCCATATGAACGCATGTTTGCTCGCCCGAAACAGAGTGAATATGTAAACTTGGGATCGTTTCGTTTAAACAAGATCATTGACAGCGTCTCATCTCGGGGCAAGTACGCGTGCGTCATGCCGCAACACGTGAGTCATGAAGCGGAGTGTATCCCATGGCTTCTGGTCAACGGTTTGATCCAATTTGTCGCCGACTCCGTCCAAGAACAGTGGTTTTCCATCGGCGTATGTCTCACGAACCGTCAAACTGTTCTAGACTTCTACAGCCGTCTCCAGCGGATTCACATGAAACCCTGTGACATGGAAAGTCTACTGCGTGTCGCCGCGATTTTGCCGAGTGACGGACTCGACTCTGTCAGATCGCATATTGAGCGGCACATCGAGCATCTCCCACACGCCTGGGCGCAAGAGGCAGAGCGCCGATTGGAAGATGATCTGTCGCAATTGGACGCATACTACACGAGCATTTTGCCGGATTATGACGACGACGAGAAGTTGAAAATACAAGCCGAACATCAACGAAAACGGGATGAACTCCTTCGCAAGAGCTCACCC
- a CDS encoding DEAD/DEAH box helicase, translating to MNLRLENHADRSTLDSQFVTPKMMPVIAWTGESMDDGLNKLLDVGSNGLSPTQWDLFQLAVTASRARMAPTFESLLAMDHIHGFTPLPHQIETAGRVLKELRGRAILADEVGLGKTIEAGLVLKEYILRGLVRKALVLVPASLVLQWTRELNEKFRIDATPQRNVWTWEQYDIVVASLDTAKRPPHKDVVLAQPWDMVIIDEAHKLKNHRTKNWQMANQIPNKYLLLLTATPMQNQLQELHTLVTLLKPGHLGSVQEFSSNHVATRRTPRDADRLRETMGDVMIRNRRQDGSTTLPPRTVQVVKLTLSNEERIFYDSVQSLLRSEYDTRKSLRTSMLPLLTLQREICSSSYAAMISLEKMQKKAKSPERQEQLAELIAIGSRIPEYTKIQKVLELVQGMDDNKCIVFTEYRATQDFILYMLKKKGISAVPFRGGFKRGKKDWMKDLFSKNVQVLVATESGGEGINLQFCNHMINFDLPWNPMRLEQRIGRIHRLGQQQTCYIYNLATKDTIEEHIVRLLHEKIHMFETVIGELDYIVSEQKFTNFEKSLFEAAMNSQSHDDLGTKIHDMGRKIFH from the coding sequence ATGAACTTAAGGTTGGAAAATCATGCTGATAGAAGCACGCTCGACTCACAGTTTGTGACACCGAAGATGATGCCAGTAATCGCTTGGACGGGTGAGTCCATGGACGACGGCTTAAACAAACTACTCGACGTCGGCTCAAACGGTTTGTCCCCCACTCAATGGGACTTATTTCAACTCGCTGTGACGGCATCGCGAGCTCGAATGGCACCGACGTTCGAGTCGCTCCTTGCAATGGACCATATTCACGGATTCACGCCCCTTCCCCACCAGATCGAAACAGCAGGGCGGGTTTTAAAAGAGCTGCGCGGCCGAGCCATCTTGGCAGATGAGGTGGGTTTAGGAAAGACGATTGAAGCGGGTCTAGTGCTCAAGGAGTACATTCTCCGTGGCCTGGTCCGCAAGGCACTCGTTCTTGTGCCTGCCTCGCTCGTACTACAGTGGACACGGGAGCTCAACGAAAAGTTCCGCATCGACGCGACACCACAAAGGAACGTTTGGACATGGGAGCAATACGATATCGTCGTCGCTTCACTCGACACAGCTAAGCGTCCCCCTCACAAAGACGTCGTCTTAGCGCAGCCGTGGGACATGGTCATCATCGACGAAGCTCATAAATTAAAAAATCATCGAACAAAAAACTGGCAAATGGCGAACCAAATCCCAAACAAATACCTGCTGCTGTTGACTGCCACGCCGATGCAGAATCAGCTACAGGAATTGCATACACTGGTCACCCTGTTGAAACCCGGGCACCTAGGGAGTGTACAAGAGTTCTCGTCCAATCACGTGGCCACACGGAGGACACCCAGAGATGCCGATCGACTGCGTGAAACGATGGGTGACGTGATGATTCGCAACAGGCGTCAGGACGGAAGTACGACCCTTCCCCCTCGGACAGTCCAAGTTGTCAAGCTCACTTTGTCGAATGAAGAGCGGATCTTTTACGACAGCGTCCAATCGTTACTCAGATCCGAGTACGATACGCGAAAGTCCCTTCGAACGTCCATGCTGCCTTTACTGACACTTCAACGAGAGATCTGCAGTTCTAGTTACGCGGCTATGATTTCCCTGGAGAAAATGCAGAAAAAAGCTAAAAGTCCAGAGCGGCAAGAACAATTGGCGGAGCTGATCGCGATTGGCAGTCGGATTCCCGAGTATACGAAGATCCAGAAGGTCCTTGAACTAGTTCAAGGGATGGATGACAACAAATGTATTGTCTTCACGGAATATCGCGCCACACAAGATTTTATTCTCTATATGTTGAAGAAAAAAGGCATATCAGCGGTCCCCTTTCGCGGCGGGTTTAAACGAGGGAAAAAGGACTGGATGAAAGACTTGTTTTCGAAGAATGTTCAGGTTCTCGTTGCAACTGAATCAGGTGGTGAAGGGATCAACCTTCAATTTTGTAATCATATGATCAACTTCGATTTACCGTGGAATCCGATGCGCTTGGAGCAAAGAATCGGCCGAATTCACCGACTGGGCCAACAACAAACCTGCTACATCTACAATTTGGCTACAAAGGACACGATTGAAGAACATATCGTGCGGCTGCTGCACGAAAAAATCCACATGTTCGAAACCGTTATAGGGGAGTTGGATTACATCGTCAGCGAGCAGAAGTTTACGAACTTCGAGAAAAGCTTGTTTGAAGCGGCCATGAACAGCCAATCACATGACGATTTGGGCACGAAAATCCATGATATGGGCAGAAAAATATTCCACTAA
- the gcvT gene encoding glycine cleavage system aminomethyltransferase GcvT has protein sequence MAPKRTPLYHQHLAAKAKVIDFHGWEMPVQYQSIVQEHHAVRTNVGLFDVSHMGEFLVEGQEAEALVQFIVTNDVARLREGGALYTLMTDENGGTVDDLLVYKLAADRFLLVVNAGNIDSDFEWVKEHANDFDVSVSDISEKVALLAVQGPNAERVLQPLTDDPLGELKPFSFYVGEVLEKKAIISRTGYTGEDGFELYVQADDAPLLFESLLKSGAVPCGLGARDTLRLEAKLALYGNELSRGVTPYEAGLGMFVKLDKGPFVGRDALYKQKEQGVANKLVGIQMDDRSIPRSGYDVIVEGNVVGRVTSGTMSPTLSVAIGLARIDVQFAQVGQTIEIDIRGRRHPAHVVPTPFYKRNQA, from the coding sequence GTGGCGCCAAAACGTACCCCACTGTATCATCAACATCTTGCTGCCAAGGCAAAGGTTATTGATTTTCATGGGTGGGAGATGCCGGTCCAATATCAAAGCATCGTGCAGGAGCACCACGCAGTCCGAACGAATGTCGGATTGTTTGATGTCTCGCATATGGGTGAGTTTTTAGTCGAGGGGCAGGAGGCTGAAGCGCTCGTACAGTTTATCGTTACAAATGATGTCGCTCGCCTTCGGGAAGGTGGTGCACTATACACGTTAATGACCGACGAGAACGGCGGTACTGTCGACGATTTGCTTGTCTACAAGCTTGCGGCGGATCGCTTTCTGCTCGTAGTCAATGCGGGTAACATTGATAGTGACTTTGAATGGGTGAAAGAGCATGCAAATGACTTTGACGTGTCTGTGTCAGACATCTCGGAGAAAGTGGCACTCCTCGCCGTGCAGGGTCCGAACGCAGAACGGGTTCTACAACCCCTAACCGACGATCCACTGGGCGAGCTGAAGCCGTTTTCGTTTTATGTGGGAGAGGTTCTGGAAAAGAAGGCAATCATCTCTCGAACGGGTTACACCGGTGAGGACGGATTCGAACTTTACGTACAGGCAGACGATGCTCCCCTGTTGTTTGAGTCACTTCTGAAAAGTGGCGCTGTCCCGTGCGGACTCGGTGCCCGGGATACACTGCGACTGGAAGCGAAATTAGCCCTTTACGGAAACGAGCTGTCAAGGGGTGTCACGCCGTATGAAGCGGGACTTGGCATGTTTGTAAAGCTCGACAAAGGGCCTTTCGTGGGTCGTGATGCGCTGTACAAACAAAAGGAACAAGGTGTTGCGAACAAGCTCGTTGGCATCCAAATGGACGACCGGTCTATTCCCCGTAGTGGTTACGATGTCATCGTTGAAGGCAACGTTGTTGGCCGCGTCACATCCGGCACCATGTCGCCAACACTCAGCGTAGCCATTGGACTCGCACGAATTGACGTACAGTTCGCGCAAGTAGGTCAAACGATTGAAATTGATATTCGTGGACGCCGACATCCTGCACATGTTGTGCCAACGCCGTTTTACAAACGCAATCAGGCGTAG
- the gcvPA gene encoding aminomethyl-transferring glycine dehydrogenase subunit GcvPA, whose amino-acid sequence MNQFGYIPHTEADRKAMLEALGIENTEALFGDIPADIRLQNPLPIERAMSELELSRHLQKLADKNMHLDRVVSFLGAGAYEHYQPSVVDAIVSRSEFYTSYTPYQPEMSQGLLQATFEYQTMVAELTGMDVANASMYDGPTAFAEAGLVASAHTRRNRILVADSVHPEYCAVLETYASGQGIEVVYVPQRDGRVDLQSLTDQLDDTVAGVMIQYPNFFGVIEDVREIATLAHEAGALCTVNTYPVALGLLEAPGNLGADIVVAEGQSLGNSISYGGPYLGVMAVKQPLMRKLPGRIVGQTTDAQGRRGFVLTLQAREQHIRREKATSNICSNQSLCAIAATVFLSYMGKEGMRELAVQNYHKAHYLAQRLADLNGIELVFQSPFFNEFSIRLPKPVAEIQNDLLSKGFLFGYDLSQTHPQLGDVVLLNVTEVRTRAEMDELVQAVREVIA is encoded by the coding sequence TTGAATCAGTTTGGTTATATTCCGCATACGGAAGCTGATCGAAAAGCGATGCTAGAAGCCCTTGGTATCGAAAACACCGAGGCGCTTTTCGGTGATATTCCGGCGGATATTCGCTTGCAAAATCCGTTGCCAATTGAACGAGCTATGTCCGAGCTTGAGCTCAGTCGTCACTTACAAAAGCTGGCGGATAAGAATATGCATCTCGACCGCGTAGTGAGCTTTTTGGGCGCAGGCGCATATGAACACTATCAACCAAGTGTTGTAGACGCGATTGTCAGTCGTTCGGAATTTTATACTTCGTACACTCCTTATCAACCGGAAATGAGTCAAGGGCTGCTTCAAGCCACGTTTGAGTACCAGACAATGGTTGCCGAACTGACCGGCATGGATGTCGCCAACGCAAGTATGTATGACGGACCTACGGCCTTTGCGGAAGCGGGTCTCGTCGCCAGTGCGCATACGCGACGCAACCGCATACTGGTGGCCGACAGCGTTCACCCCGAGTATTGTGCTGTGCTTGAAACGTACGCTTCGGGTCAGGGGATCGAGGTGGTCTATGTACCACAGAGAGACGGTCGGGTTGATCTTCAATCGTTGACCGACCAACTGGACGACACGGTGGCCGGTGTCATGATTCAATATCCGAACTTTTTCGGCGTGATCGAAGACGTGCGTGAAATTGCGACACTGGCACACGAAGCTGGTGCACTGTGCACAGTCAACACGTATCCAGTGGCCCTCGGTCTCCTCGAGGCGCCGGGCAACTTGGGAGCCGACATTGTCGTCGCGGAAGGGCAGTCACTGGGCAACAGTATCTCCTATGGCGGACCTTATCTGGGCGTCATGGCCGTCAAGCAACCACTGATGCGAAAGCTACCTGGCCGAATCGTGGGCCAGACGACAGACGCACAGGGGCGTCGAGGCTTCGTGCTGACGCTGCAAGCTCGCGAGCAGCATATCCGTCGCGAGAAGGCGACTTCGAACATTTGCTCGAATCAATCACTCTGCGCTATCGCTGCAACGGTATTTCTTTCCTACATGGGCAAAGAAGGAATGCGTGAGTTGGCAGTGCAGAATTACCATAAAGCGCATTACCTAGCCCAGCGTCTCGCTGATTTGAACGGCATTGAACTGGTGTTCCAGTCGCCATTCTTTAATGAGTTTTCCATTCGTTTGCCGAAGCCGGTGGCCGAGATTCAGAATGATCTGCTCAGTAAAGGGTTCTTGTTTGGCTACGATCTATCGCAGACACATCCGCAACTGGGTGACGTTGTCCTGCTCAATGTGACGGAAGTGAGGACGCGCGCTGAGATGGATGAGTTGGTGCAGGCTGTTCGGGAGGTGATCGCGTGA
- the gcvPB gene encoding aminomethyl-transferring glycine dehydrogenase subunit GcvPB: MTIQREGEEKLIFEISQPGRKAYALPELDVPEADLSDVAGFVRLEPAALPEVSELDVVRHFTALSQKNHGVDSGFYPLGSCTMKYNPKRNEKAARLDGFAKIHPLQPVKTVQGALELMYRLQEDLIGITGMDAVSLQPAAGAQGEWTGLMMIRHYHEQQGQPQRNKVIVPDSAHGTNPASVSMAGLKTVTIPSKPDGSVDLDALKTAVGDDTAALMLTNPSTLGLFESQIVEIAKIVHDAGGLLYYDGANMNAILGYARPGDMGFDVVHLNLHKTFSTPHGGGGPGAGPVGVKSFLEPYLPKPVVQKSNDRFELNWDRPLSIGKVKGFYGNFGILVRAYTYIRTMGADGLKLVSESAVLAANYLLSQLKDDYEAPFAGPCKHEFVLSGVRQKEHGVRTLDIAKRLIDFGIHPPTIYFPLIVEECLMIEPTECESKETLDRFVEIMKQVALEAKTQPEHVLTAPHNTIVGRLDEVTAARTPVLRYTCG; the protein is encoded by the coding sequence GTGACGATCCAGCGCGAAGGTGAAGAGAAGCTCATTTTCGAGATCAGCCAACCGGGACGTAAGGCGTACGCCCTGCCCGAATTGGATGTCCCAGAAGCGGATTTGTCGGACGTAGCGGGATTTGTTCGTCTCGAACCTGCCGCACTTCCGGAAGTGAGTGAACTGGATGTGGTTCGTCATTTCACGGCCCTTTCGCAAAAAAATCACGGTGTCGACTCTGGGTTCTATCCACTTGGGTCGTGTACCATGAAATACAATCCCAAACGCAATGAAAAAGCTGCTCGTTTGGATGGGTTTGCCAAGATTCACCCGCTCCAACCTGTGAAGACGGTCCAAGGAGCACTGGAACTCATGTATCGACTGCAGGAGGACCTCATTGGTATCACTGGAATGGATGCAGTCAGCCTGCAGCCGGCGGCGGGTGCGCAGGGCGAGTGGACGGGTCTCATGATGATCCGACACTACCACGAACAACAGGGGCAGCCACAGCGCAACAAGGTGATCGTTCCAGACTCCGCTCACGGTACGAATCCTGCGAGTGTCAGTATGGCTGGGCTGAAGACGGTGACCATACCGTCTAAGCCAGACGGCAGTGTCGATCTCGACGCACTCAAGACGGCTGTGGGCGATGACACGGCTGCACTGATGCTGACCAACCCGAGCACGCTCGGTTTGTTTGAGTCGCAAATCGTCGAGATCGCTAAAATTGTTCACGATGCGGGTGGGCTTCTCTACTACGACGGGGCAAATATGAATGCCATTCTGGGTTACGCACGGCCTGGGGACATGGGGTTTGACGTGGTGCACCTCAACCTTCATAAGACGTTCTCGACACCGCATGGAGGCGGGGGACCAGGTGCCGGACCGGTTGGTGTCAAATCGTTCCTCGAGCCGTACTTGCCAAAACCGGTGGTTCAAAAGTCGAATGACCGATTCGAGTTGAATTGGGACCGGCCGTTGTCCATTGGTAAAGTGAAAGGTTTTTACGGGAACTTCGGAATTCTCGTTCGAGCCTACACGTACATTCGTACAATGGGTGCGGACGGCTTGAAACTTGTTTCTGAGTCAGCTGTCCTCGCTGCAAATTATCTGTTGTCGCAGTTGAAGGATGACTATGAAGCACCATTTGCCGGGCCATGTAAACACGAATTTGTCTTGTCGGGTGTTCGGCAAAAGGAACACGGCGTTCGTACGTTGGATATCGCGAAACGACTGATTGATTTCGGGATTCATCCCCCGACCATTTACTTCCCGTTGATTGTGGAAGAATGTTTGATGATCGAACCGACTGAATGCGAGAGCAAAGAAACATTGGATCGGTTTGTGGAAATCATGAAACAGGTCGCTTTGGAGGCAAAAACGCAGCCAGAACATGTCCTGACTGCGCCGCACAATACGATTGTTGGACGGTTGGATGAGGTGACAGCTGCACGAACACCAGTGTTACGATATACCTGCGGTTGA
- a CDS encoding histidine phosphatase family protein produces MDIWLVRHGETDWNLNRRVQGWTDIPLNQTGRDQARRLAASLSGIPFQHIYTSDLSRARDTGKAIADSTGTPLSTTPQLREQYFGQAEGLNRQDKDRRFPNGAPDAETPSMVEARVSEFLTEIAAKHPTGRIVVATHGGVVRAALRWLGQPDPVIHNTSVTCLRVENGVFSVSVVNAIPHLQARTDDESTAGIS; encoded by the coding sequence ATGGACATCTGGCTCGTTCGGCACGGAGAGACAGATTGGAATCTAAACAGACGTGTCCAAGGATGGACGGACATTCCGCTCAATCAAACGGGAAGGGACCAAGCAAGACGCTTAGCTGCCAGTTTATCGGGTATCCCATTCCAGCACATTTACACAAGTGACCTATCCCGGGCCCGCGATACCGGAAAGGCCATCGCTGACTCGACGGGGACCCCGCTGTCAACAACCCCACAACTTCGCGAGCAGTACTTCGGTCAAGCAGAAGGGCTGAATCGGCAAGACAAAGATCGGCGGTTTCCAAACGGTGCGCCGGACGCCGAGACGCCCTCTATGGTGGAAGCGCGAGTTTCCGAGTTTTTGACGGAAATCGCCGCCAAGCACCCAACCGGACGCATTGTTGTCGCAACGCACGGGGGTGTCGTCCGAGCCGCACTGCGCTGGCTCGGACAACCGGATCCCGTCATTCACAATACAAGCGTCACTTGCCTCCGAGTGGAAAATGGGGTGTTTTCCGTCAGTGTGGTGAACGCAATCCCGCATCTCCAGGCTCGCACGGACGACGAGTCAACCGCAGGTATATCGTAA
- the aroQ gene encoding type II 3-dehydroquinate dehydratase, which translates to MSAPYLLLVNGPNLNRLGVRKPDTYGRQTLSDIIALARNTAEPHGLAVVDFQSNHEGALIDFLQERGPGAAGIVINPGAFGHYSYALRDCLEDIDRPTIEVHISNVHKRESFRHHLVLSDVVIGQVVGLGTEGYRYAVEALCRRFKQSHDLDSD; encoded by the coding sequence ATGAGTGCACCATATTTACTACTGGTGAACGGCCCGAATCTAAATCGCTTGGGCGTTCGGAAACCTGATACATATGGTCGACAGACGCTGTCCGATATCATCGCGCTCGCTCGTAATACCGCAGAGCCTCACGGGCTTGCGGTCGTCGACTTTCAGTCGAACCACGAAGGCGCGTTAATCGATTTCTTGCAAGAACGTGGTCCGGGTGCAGCGGGAATTGTCATCAATCCTGGTGCGTTCGGTCATTACAGTTACGCGTTGCGTGACTGTTTAGAAGATATTGATCGTCCGACTATTGAAGTGCATATATCGAATGTTCACAAACGAGAATCGTTTCGTCATCATCTTGTTCTTTCTGATGTGGTCATCGGACAAGTTGTTGGACTTGGAACGGAAGGATACAGGTACGCGGTAGAAGCTTTGTGCCGCCGTTTCAAACAATCGCACGATCTCGATTCAGACTGA
- the efp gene encoding elongation factor P: MISSNDFRTGTTIEYDGAIWRVIEFMHVKPGKGAAFVRTKLKNVKTGGVKEQTFRAGEKVPRARIETREMQYLYNDGEMYTFMDTETFEQTNISRAQLEYELNFLKENMNCYIVMYQGETIGVDLPNTVELEVTETEPGIRGDTATGGSKPATVETGYTLQVPFFVNVGDRLIIDTRSGAYVSRA; the protein is encoded by the coding sequence GTGATTTCAAGCAACGATTTCCGTACAGGCACGACCATTGAGTATGACGGCGCTATTTGGCGCGTCATTGAATTTATGCACGTGAAGCCCGGCAAAGGTGCAGCGTTTGTTCGCACCAAGCTGAAAAATGTAAAAACAGGCGGCGTCAAGGAGCAAACCTTCCGTGCAGGTGAAAAAGTACCCCGTGCCCGCATCGAAACCCGCGAAATGCAATATTTGTACAACGACGGCGAAATGTACACGTTCATGGATACGGAAACGTTCGAGCAAACGAACATCAGCCGTGCTCAACTGGAATACGAACTAAACTTCCTCAAGGAAAACATGAACTGCTATATCGTGATGTACCAAGGTGAAACCATCGGTGTGGATCTGCCGAACACCGTTGAACTTGAAGTTACGGAGACAGAACCGGGAATTCGTGGCGATACAGCAACAGGCGGCAGCAAGCCAGCCACCGTTGAAACAGGTTACACTTTGCAAGTCCCGTTCTTTGTGAACGTTGGGGATCGTTTGATCATTGACACGCGGTCAGGCGCGTACGTCTCCCGAGCATAA
- a CDS encoding YqhV family protein → MVDKVVYAMASLRFMSGLVEVTGGLLMLYFGTAERSLQVNATLALVGPFVLIAVTAFGVAGIAGEVSLRRIVLLLIGVGFILYASRS, encoded by the coding sequence GTGGTTGATAAAGTCGTTTACGCAATGGCTTCGCTGCGGTTTATGTCGGGGCTCGTGGAAGTGACAGGGGGCCTCTTGATGCTCTATTTCGGGACTGCTGAGCGGTCACTCCAAGTAAACGCGACATTGGCCCTCGTTGGTCCGTTTGTTCTCATTGCCGTCACGGCTTTTGGCGTTGCCGGGATTGCTGGCGAGGTGAGCTTGCGTCGTATCGTGCTACTGCTCATCGGCGTCGGCTTCATCCTGTACGCGTCCCGATCCTAA
- the spoIIIAA gene encoding stage III sporulation protein AA, which yields MVSIPFTEGKPPKPWRRALAILPSELEERILGLDTSLLDGLEEVRLRVGQPLELCGRHGSLFLKTTTGVTAHVTEGLRLSSGHLNQVIQNVTQFSLYAVEEELRRGFITIPGGHRVGVAGRMVLDRDGHVKSIRTISSLNVRIAREIPGVGSSIRSHLYDKSDGRPLSTLILSPPQCGKTTLIRDLARQWSESLLVRRKYPAKVAIVDERSEIAGCVEGVPQFAVGPRTDVLDGCPKAEGMLMAIRSLSPDIIITDEIGRVEDADAIMEATHAGVAVIATAHASRLDEWRRRPNMDTLFTARAFSRYVLLSRKNGPGTVDAVLDETGRVLS from the coding sequence ATCGTGTCAATACCCTTCACGGAGGGGAAGCCACCAAAACCTTGGCGGCGGGCCCTAGCAATTCTGCCGTCAGAGCTGGAGGAGCGCATCCTTGGGCTCGACACAAGTTTACTTGACGGGCTGGAGGAAGTACGTCTTCGTGTGGGACAACCACTGGAATTATGCGGACGCCACGGCAGTTTGTTTCTCAAGACAACGACCGGGGTAACGGCACACGTCACGGAGGGACTTCGTCTATCGTCTGGCCATCTAAACCAGGTCATTCAGAATGTTACACAGTTCTCTCTATACGCCGTTGAAGAGGAGTTACGACGTGGCTTCATCACCATTCCGGGGGGCCATCGCGTTGGCGTAGCAGGAAGAATGGTTTTGGATCGAGACGGTCATGTCAAGTCGATCCGGACCATTTCGTCGCTGAACGTACGAATCGCCCGCGAAATTCCAGGGGTTGGGTCAAGTATTCGTTCCCACTTGTACGACAAGTCGGACGGGAGGCCGCTGTCGACGTTGATTCTGTCGCCACCGCAATGCGGAAAGACGACACTCATTCGCGATCTCGCCCGGCAATGGAGCGAAAGTCTCCTCGTGCGCCGCAAATATCCCGCCAAAGTTGCCATCGTGGATGAGCGTTCCGAAATTGCTGGGTGCGTCGAAGGCGTCCCTCAGTTCGCGGTTGGGCCACGCACCGATGTGCTCGACGGTTGTCCGAAGGCAGAGGGGATGCTGATGGCCATTCGCAGTCTGTCGCCTGACATCATCATTACCGACGAAATTGGGCGGGTCGAAGATGCCGACGCCATCATGGAGGCTACGCACGCCGGCGTGGCGGTCATCGCCACGGCACACGCATCGCGCCTGGACGAATGGCGGAGGCGTCCGAACATGGATACCTTGTTCACGGCAAGAGCGTTCTCTCGCTATGTTTTGCTCAGTCGCAAAAATGGACCAGGGACGGTCGACGCAGTGTTGGACGAGACGGGCCGAGTGCTTTCCTAG
- the spoIIIAB gene encoding stage III sporulation protein SpoIIIAB, with protein sequence MLKLVGAMLIVLATTLIGFRVAGAYRDRPRQLRSLIRALTHLQAEVEYQTTPLPVALQNVAARGSPPCSTMFQRVSDHLIKDGMTVSEAFRVSLVRLVGESALQSADCEAIQSVADSLSTMDVTHLQTQFQMALEALRQAESGAREHGLKNARLWQYLGVLTGVILVILLY encoded by the coding sequence TTGTTGAAGTTAGTCGGAGCGATGCTTATCGTACTGGCGACTACGCTGATTGGGTTCCGAGTCGCCGGTGCATACCGTGATCGGCCTCGACAACTGCGGTCTCTCATACGTGCACTGACACATTTACAGGCAGAAGTAGAGTACCAAACCACGCCTTTACCAGTTGCACTGCAAAATGTAGCAGCACGCGGTTCACCTCCTTGTTCGACTATGTTTCAGCGCGTCAGTGACCATTTAATCAAAGACGGAATGACGGTTTCAGAGGCATTCCGAGTGTCACTCGTCCGGCTCGTGGGCGAGAGTGCCTTGCAGAGTGCCGATTGCGAAGCCATACAGTCAGTCGCTGATTCCTTGTCAACCATGGATGTTACACATCTTCAGACGCAGTTTCAGATGGCACTGGAAGCGCTCCGTCAAGCTGAGAGCGGGGCGAGGGAGCACGGACTAAAAAACGCTCGTCTTTGGCAGTACCTCGGTGTGCTCACAGGCGTAATTCTTGTAATACTACTTTACTAA
- the spoIIIAC gene encoding stage III sporulation protein AC: MTPEIRDVFRIFAVGFIAAILHTVLKQSGKEDFAHWATLVGFVAVLAIVVGYIDHLYREITSVFLLQ; encoded by the coding sequence ATGACGCCGGAAATTCGAGACGTGTTCCGGATCTTTGCGGTGGGTTTTATTGCGGCAATTCTCCATACAGTCCTCAAGCAGAGCGGCAAGGAAGACTTCGCGCACTGGGCGACACTCGTTGGGTTCGTTGCGGTACTAGCTATTGTCGTTGGTTACATTGATCACCTTTACCGCGAGATTACAAGCGTCTTTTTACTTCAGTAG